Proteins encoded by one window of Clostridia bacterium:
- a CDS encoding damage-inducible protein DinB, translating to MAGSAAGGHPAERMYEYHVWANRRVFDHLKTLPKGVVHQEIASVFPSIHAVLRHMYRVDSLWLDVMRERSTEEIMAAVQRLEAELAGLPLEELEARVDALAGDYRSFFREVGDLDRPVAAEHPRLGRLETRVSELVRHVCNHGTYHRGNITAMLRQMGHPGVPTDYVFFLMASGARQP from the coding sequence ATGGCCGGCTCCGCCGCGGGCGGGCACCCGGCCGAGCGGATGTACGAGTATCACGTGTGGGCGAACCGCAGGGTGTTCGACCACTTAAAGACGTTGCCCAAAGGGGTCGTCCACCAGGAGATTGCCAGCGTGTTCCCCTCCATCCACGCGGTGCTCCGGCACATGTACCGGGTGGACTCCCTGTGGCTCGACGTCATGCGGGAACGGTCCACGGAGGAGATCATGGCCGCGGTCCAGCGCCTGGAGGCGGAGCTCGCCGGGCTCCCGCTTGAGGAGCTGGAGGCCCGGGTTGACGCGCTTGCGGGTGATTACCGGTCGTTCTTTCGGGAAGTGGGCGACCTGGACCGGCCCGTCGCCGCGGAACACCCGCGGTTGGGCCGGCTGGAAACCCGGGTGTCCGAGCTGGTCCGGCACGTGTGCAATCACGGCACGTACCACCGCGGCAACATCACGGCCATGCTCCGTCAGATGGGCCACCCGGGCGTGCCCACCGATTACGTGTTCTTCCTCATGGCGAGCGGAGCGCGGCAGCCCTAA
- a CDS encoding thermonuclease family protein: MRRHCIVILTLASLVLAACSSAAPGAPASDRATSADVRTTNPQAMPGDTSGATVAHGEAARQPVSPDPSESRLPRNVTKAEVVRVVDGDTIDVAYLAGATLPARRIRFIGVNTPESTIRHEPYGKEASAFTKRQLQGKTVWLEKDVSEVDKYGRALRYVWLTPPRAQPSEKDIRAHMFNAILVLEGYAQLATYTPDVKYVDAFTKFQREARAAGRGLWGLTDAVSSTSRTSRATSGSTSRPAAGSAGGAQRCDPNYAGACVPPYPPDVDCGDLSARGFKVVGQDVHRLDGDHDGIACER, from the coding sequence ATGCGGCGCCACTGCATCGTGATCCTGACCCTCGCCAGTCTGGTTCTGGCGGCATGCAGTTCGGCTGCGCCGGGAGCACCGGCATCAGACCGCGCCACTTCGGCGGACGTTCGGACGACAAACCCGCAGGCGATGCCCGGGGACACCAGCGGGGCCACGGTCGCTCACGGCGAAGCGGCGCGACAGCCGGTGTCGCCAGACCCGTCCGAGTCGCGCCTGCCGCGCAACGTGACCAAGGCCGAGGTCGTGCGCGTCGTCGATGGCGACACCATCGACGTCGCCTACCTCGCGGGAGCCACCCTGCCGGCCCGGCGCATCCGGTTCATCGGCGTCAACACGCCGGAGAGCACGATCCGGCACGAGCCCTACGGCAAGGAAGCGTCGGCGTTCACGAAGCGTCAGCTCCAGGGCAAGACGGTCTGGCTGGAGAAGGACGTCAGCGAGGTGGACAAGTACGGCCGCGCGCTCCGGTACGTGTGGCTGACCCCGCCTCGCGCGCAACCGTCGGAGAAGGACATTCGGGCCCACATGTTCAACGCGATTCTGGTCCTCGAAGGGTATGCCCAGCTGGCGACATATACGCCGGACGTGAAGTACGTCGACGCCTTCACGAAGTTCCAGCGCGAGGCCCGGGCGGCCGGCCGCGGTCTCTGGGGGCTGACCGACGCCGTCTCGTCGACGTCCCGCACGAGCCGTGCGACGTCAGGATCCACGTCACGGCCGGCAGCCGGGTCGGCGGGGGGCGCACAGAGGTGTGACCCCAACTACGCGGGCGCCTGCGTTCCGCCCTATCCCCCGGACGTGGACTGCGGTGACCTGTCCGCGCGGGGGTTCAAGGTGGTGGGGCAGGACGTGCACCGTTTGGACGGTGACCACGACGGAATCGCGTGCGAGAGATGA